From a single Pirellulales bacterium genomic region:
- a CDS encoding serine/threonine-protein kinase: MNLRATQPLESPPAPAATGSGARFSYASGDRPLDGYTIKRGIGRGGFGEVYYALSDGGKEVALKLVCRNLEVELRGVTQCLNIKHPNLLSLYDIRQDDHDESWVVMEYVAGDSLEGVIQQHPDGLPIDDVMFWMQGIAAGVGYLHHHGIIHRDLKPGNIFCDEGVVKVGDYGLSKFISCSRRSGQTGSVGTVHYMAPEVANGRYGKEIDIYALGIMLYEMITGRVPFEGESLGEVLMKHLTAQPDLTQIADPYRTAIARGLAKDPDARPHTVGEFMSLLPRPLHATLASLGPVPLPPPLARDRLQPPLRPPLGPGMPNGHVPAQPMDGARGATGVWPPMAQAVVEIPQAQAGGGSAPHVVPGASPATVAVAAAVAARVEEPIAQFVRGVWANMHGWWRGANLPTWQRVMLLLAALYVLLHTAVLWIPMLVGGLGLYLIYRVGWTIAHVGQRHRPVQAGAGGMRSPPVMQAGAAGPRPNPARYESPTWRRWRQESLPPPPLLPGLRERTADLIGSMLLATAVVFVVALVVVLYRMSGPHGAVELNQYAWLALTAIIAAWSILIPAKLWERRPVDAALRRFVMLVVGLGLGFAAYLLHAALLVQLHYDYSFKTAAAHLPQSFYGVDGAPSVFAFLAYFGLLWLVPRWWRLADPRRQSRLSIWSVIVSLFWAGAVNCIAPFPQPWGLMFAATVSIAVQMAGAWQPKKIPV; the protein is encoded by the coding sequence ATGAATCTCCGTGCCACACAGCCTCTCGAATCTCCACCGGCCCCGGCCGCCACGGGCAGCGGCGCTCGGTTTTCTTACGCCAGCGGCGATCGTCCGCTCGATGGCTATACAATCAAGCGCGGCATTGGTCGCGGCGGGTTCGGCGAGGTTTACTACGCGCTCTCCGATGGCGGCAAGGAAGTCGCCCTGAAGCTGGTGTGCCGAAATCTCGAAGTCGAATTGCGCGGCGTCACGCAATGCTTGAACATCAAGCATCCGAATCTGCTCAGCCTCTACGACATCCGGCAAGACGATCACGACGAGAGTTGGGTCGTGATGGAATATGTCGCCGGGGATTCGCTCGAGGGCGTCATCCAGCAGCATCCCGACGGCTTGCCGATCGACGATGTGATGTTCTGGATGCAAGGCATTGCTGCCGGAGTCGGCTATTTGCACCATCATGGGATCATCCATCGCGACCTGAAGCCCGGCAATATCTTTTGCGACGAAGGGGTCGTGAAAGTCGGCGACTATGGGCTATCGAAGTTCATTTCTTGCAGCCGACGTAGCGGGCAAACCGGCAGCGTCGGCACGGTGCACTACATGGCGCCCGAGGTGGCCAACGGCCGCTATGGCAAAGAGATCGACATCTACGCCCTGGGCATCATGCTCTATGAGATGATCACCGGCCGCGTGCCGTTCGAAGGCGAAAGCCTCGGCGAGGTGTTGATGAAGCATCTCACCGCCCAGCCCGATCTGACGCAGATCGCCGATCCGTATCGAACGGCGATTGCCCGGGGCTTGGCCAAGGATCCCGATGCCCGGCCGCATACGGTCGGGGAGTTCATGTCGCTTTTGCCGCGGCCGCTGCATGCCACATTGGCTTCGCTGGGCCCCGTGCCCCTGCCGCCGCCATTGGCTCGCGATAGATTGCAGCCGCCGCTACGGCCGCCACTCGGGCCCGGAATGCCGAATGGCCATGTCCCGGCGCAGCCGATGGACGGCGCTAGGGGAGCAACCGGCGTTTGGCCGCCGATGGCGCAGGCCGTCGTCGAGATTCCGCAGGCGCAAGCGGGCGGCGGATCCGCACCGCACGTTGTTCCTGGCGCATCGCCGGCGACCGTTGCGGTCGCGGCGGCGGTGGCCGCTCGTGTCGAAGAGCCGATCGCGCAATTTGTTCGCGGCGTGTGGGCCAATATGCATGGCTGGTGGCGAGGGGCAAATCTGCCGACTTGGCAACGGGTGATGCTTCTGCTCGCGGCGCTTTACGTCTTGCTGCATACGGCGGTACTGTGGATTCCCATGCTCGTCGGCGGTCTCGGGCTCTACTTGATCTACCGCGTGGGTTGGACGATCGCGCATGTCGGCCAGCGGCATCGGCCGGTGCAAGCTGGAGCGGGCGGAATGCGATCGCCCCCCGTGATGCAAGCCGGCGCCGCAGGGCCGCGCCCGAATCCGGCCCGATATGAGAGCCCGACATGGCGCCGCTGGCGTCAAGAATCGCTGCCGCCGCCGCCCCTTTTGCCGGGACTGCGCGAGCGAACGGCCGATCTGATCGGCTCGATGCTATTGGCAACGGCGGTGGTGTTCGTCGTCGCGCTAGTGGTCGTGCTTTATCGCATGAGCGGGCCGCATGGCGCCGTCGAGCTGAACCAATACGCGTGGCTCGCGCTAACGGCGATCATCGCCGCTTGGAGCATTTTGATTCCGGCCAAGTTATGGGAGCGCCGGCCGGTCGATGCGGCGCTGCGGCGGTTCGTGATGCTCGTGGTGGGATTGGGCCTGGGCTTCGCCGCGTATCTGCTGCATGCCGCGCTACTCGTGCAATTGCATTACGACTACTCGTTCAAGACGGCCGCGGCCCACCTTCCGCAAAGCTTTTACGGGGTGGACGGCGCGCCGTCGGTATTCGCGTTTCTCGCTTATTTCGGTTTGCTGTGGTTGGTGCCGCGGTGGTGGCGGCTGGCCGATCCGCGGCGACAATCGCGGTTGAGCATTTGGTCGGTGATCGTGTCGCTGTTTTGGGCGGGCGCGGTGAATTGCATCGCGCCGTTTCCGCAGCCGTGGGGGCTGATGTTTGCCGCGACCGTGTCGATCGCCGTGCAAATGGCCGGCGCCTGGCAGCCGAAAAAGATCCCGGTGTAA
- a CDS encoding FHA domain-containing protein — MYDRRRLVDSLQRALRLGRWSEVQTVVEQLRGSPSIEHSDWRRRLLPILGRKDKKVEGKGLGARGEGRGTSVRRAASNGARFVLWVDAVGGFLVCMADRVVVGQSLPDGAKGNGSEEAASETANEMIDVPILGDLSRRHAVIQRDGEGYWVEPLRETRLDGRTLGQPTTLDDGRTIELGAVRLRFRRPHPLSATARLEPVTYHRTHPATDCVLLMADTCILSAERSSHISVPELEGQVILFREGSGLACSAPGNLEIDGKKYPRRGPVGLGSRVVGEGFSFTLEAV; from the coding sequence ATGTACGATCGACGGCGGCTTGTTGACAGTTTGCAGCGGGCATTGCGGCTCGGACGCTGGAGCGAAGTGCAGACGGTGGTCGAGCAGCTACGCGGCTCGCCATCGATCGAGCATTCCGATTGGCGGCGGCGATTGCTGCCGATTCTCGGACGAAAGGATAAGAAAGTGGAAGGCAAGGGATTAGGGGCGAGGGGCGAAGGGCGAGGGACGAGTGTCCGGCGGGCGGCGTCGAACGGGGCCAGATTCGTTTTGTGGGTCGATGCGGTCGGCGGGTTTTTGGTTTGCATGGCCGATCGCGTGGTGGTTGGCCAGTCGCTGCCGGACGGCGCGAAAGGCAATGGCTCGGAGGAGGCGGCGAGTGAAACCGCAAATGAAATGATCGACGTGCCGATTTTGGGCGATTTGTCGCGACGGCATGCCGTGATTCAGCGGGACGGCGAAGGGTATTGGGTGGAACCGTTGCGGGAAACGCGGCTCGACGGCCGAACGCTCGGCCAGCCGACTACGCTCGACGACGGCCGCACGATCGAACTCGGCGCCGTGCGGCTGCGATTTCGCCGCCCACATCCGCTGAGCGCCACGGCGCGGCTCGAACCGGTGACTTATCACCGCACGCATCCGGCGACGGACTGCGTGCTGCTGATGGCCGACACGTGCATCCTTTCCGCCGAGCGATCGAGCCATATTTCGGTGCCGGAACTCGAGGGGCAGGTGATTTTGTTTCGCGAAGGAAGCGGTTTGGCCTGCAGCGCCCCGGGGAATTTAGAGATCGACGGCAAGAAATATCCGCGTCGCGGGCCCGTCGGGCTCGGTTCCCGAGTGGTGGGCGAAGGCTTTTCCTTCACGCTCGAGGCGGTATAA
- a CDS encoding sulfatase, whose protein sequence is MICTSSRASRGIPFGLPRTLACRITAFAIAAVAVFGSLCREVSAENAVAAPKPNFVVILIDDMGYGDIGPFGSKLNRTPRLDRMAAEGMKLTSFYAAPVCTPSRAQLMTGCYAKRVSLPDVIFPACPIGLSSSERTVADLLKVEGYATMCIGKWHLGDQPAFLPTQHGFDHYLGLPYSNDMGGSGKPGAAKPPLPLVRDRRVIEAPVEQNKLVELYTNEAIKFITANKDHPFFLYLPHTAVHVPLHPGKAFQGKSNNGRYGDWVEEVDWSTGRVLDTLHDLNLDANTFVLFTSDNGPWRSQGKNGGVAGPLRGGKSSTWEGGMREPTIARWPGKIAAGTVNDAVMSEMDILPTLVKLAGGTVPIERPIDGKEIWPLLSGKSKQSPHEALFYFSSNRLEAVRSGPWKLAIARQIEHGVDKEPAHPNAPFTPILFNLDNDIGETTDVAAQHPEIVKRLQGYVQQMDADLGIKGRGPGVRPPGRVKHPQPLLKRSDIEYD, encoded by the coding sequence ATGATTTGCACGTCATCGCGGGCAAGCCGGGGCATTCCCTTCGGCTTGCCGCGAACTTTAGCATGCAGAATAACTGCGTTCGCCATTGCTGCTGTCGCCGTCTTTGGGTCGCTTTGCCGAGAGGTTTCGGCGGAAAATGCAGTTGCGGCGCCGAAGCCGAATTTCGTCGTTATCCTGATCGACGACATGGGCTACGGCGATATCGGACCGTTCGGCTCGAAACTCAACCGCACTCCGCGGCTCGATCGCATGGCCGCCGAAGGAATGAAGCTCACCAGCTTCTATGCCGCCCCGGTCTGCACGCCTTCGCGCGCGCAACTGATGACCGGCTGCTATGCCAAACGCGTTTCGCTGCCGGACGTGATTTTTCCGGCCTGCCCGATCGGGCTGAGCTCGTCGGAGCGAACCGTTGCCGATTTGCTCAAGGTCGAGGGCTACGCCACGATGTGCATCGGCAAATGGCATCTGGGCGACCAGCCCGCGTTCTTGCCGACGCAGCACGGATTCGACCATTACCTGGGCCTGCCCTATTCCAACGATATGGGCGGCAGCGGCAAGCCGGGAGCCGCCAAGCCGCCGTTGCCGCTCGTGCGCGATAGGCGAGTGATCGAAGCGCCCGTCGAGCAGAACAAGCTCGTCGAGCTCTACACGAACGAAGCGATCAAGTTCATCACGGCCAACAAAGACCACCCGTTTTTTCTCTATCTGCCGCACACGGCCGTGCATGTGCCGCTGCATCCGGGCAAAGCATTTCAGGGGAAATCCAATAACGGCCGCTACGGCGATTGGGTCGAAGAAGTCGATTGGAGCACCGGACGAGTGCTCGACACGCTGCACGATTTGAATCTCGACGCGAACACCTTCGTGCTGTTCACCAGCGACAACGGCCCATGGCGCAGCCAAGGCAAGAATGGCGGCGTGGCCGGGCCGTTGCGCGGCGGAAAATCATCGACCTGGGAAGGGGGCATGCGCGAACCGACGATCGCTCGCTGGCCCGGCAAGATCGCTGCCGGCACGGTGAACGACGCCGTGATGAGCGAAATGGACATTCTGCCCACGCTCGTCAAACTCGCCGGCGGCACGGTTCCCATCGAGCGGCCGATCGACGGCAAAGAAATCTGGCCGTTGCTCTCCGGCAAAAGCAAGCAGTCGCCGCACGAAGCACTGTTCTACTTTTCCAGCAACCGGCTGGAAGCGGTGCGCTCCGGGCCGTGGAAACTCGCGATCGCCCGGCAAATCGAACATGGAGTCGACAAAGAGCCGGCGCATCCGAATGCACCCTTCACGCCGATTCTCTTCAACCTGGATAACGACATCGGCGAGACAACCGACGTCGCCGCCCAACATCCGGAGATCGTCAAACGCTTGCAAGGCTATGTCCAACAGATGGATGCCGACCTGGGCATCAAAGGCCGTGGTCCCGGCGTCCGCCCGCCTGGCCGCGTCAAACACCCGCAACCGCTCTTGAAGCGCAGCGACATCGAATACGATTGA
- a CDS encoding tRNA-dihydrouridine synthase codes for MYPPLRIGPVVVDPPVLQAPMAGFTNYAYRQVVREFGGAGLQTTEMVCAQGFLGREQSEGELPDRLWGVADEARPLAVQIWDNDPGRLAAVGAKLAHELKVSVVDINFGCPVRDVAERAHSGSYLLNEPQRIGAIVERVAAACAPTPVTAKIRLGCTRGSIRAIEVATVVESAGGAALTVHGRTAQDFFKGQADWDRIAEIKPHLKRIPLIGNGDLSTADEVVAAFAGYGVDGVMIARAALGKPWLFRQAQAAMRGEPVPSDPTLAEERALLVRHYDLVCRRFGVERGTLLMRKFACCYAHGRRGARDFRAAVARVCTPQEFLAAVEDHFPRDFRDSPLGHANHAEAV; via the coding sequence ATGTACCCTCCCCTTCGCATTGGCCCGGTTGTCGTCGATCCGCCGGTGCTTCAGGCTCCGATGGCCGGGTTCACGAACTATGCGTATCGGCAGGTCGTGCGAGAATTCGGCGGGGCGGGGCTGCAGACGACCGAGATGGTTTGCGCCCAGGGTTTTTTGGGCCGCGAACAATCCGAAGGCGAGTTGCCCGACCGGCTATGGGGAGTTGCCGACGAGGCGCGTCCGCTGGCGGTGCAGATTTGGGACAATGATCCTGGCCGATTGGCCGCGGTCGGGGCGAAGCTGGCCCACGAATTGAAGGTCAGCGTCGTGGATATCAACTTTGGTTGTCCGGTGCGCGATGTGGCCGAACGAGCGCATAGCGGCTCCTATTTGCTAAACGAACCGCAACGGATCGGCGCGATTGTCGAACGAGTCGCGGCCGCTTGCGCGCCGACGCCGGTTACGGCCAAGATCCGCCTCGGCTGCACCCGCGGTTCGATTCGCGCGATCGAAGTGGCAACGGTGGTCGAGTCGGCAGGCGGCGCGGCGCTAACGGTTCACGGTCGAACGGCGCAGGATTTTTTTAAAGGTCAGGCCGATTGGGATCGCATCGCCGAAATCAAACCACACCTGAAGCGAATCCCGCTCATCGGCAATGGCGATCTGAGTACGGCGGACGAAGTGGTCGCGGCGTTCGCGGGCTACGGTGTCGATGGAGTGATGATCGCCCGGGCAGCGCTCGGCAAGCCCTGGCTGTTCCGCCAGGCGCAAGCGGCGATGCGGGGCGAACCGGTCCCTTCCGATCCGACGCTCGCCGAGGAGCGGGCCCTGTTGGTTCGCCATTATGACTTGGTTTGCCGCCGTTTCGGTGTCGAGAGGGGAACGCTTTTGATGCGAAAATTCGCCTGTTGCTACGCCCACGGTCGCCGCGGGGCCCGCGATTTCCGCGCTGCCGTGGCGCGCGTTTGCACGCCGCAGGAATTTCTCGCCGCCGTCGAAGACCATTTTCCGCGCGATTTCCGTGATTCGCCGCTCGGCCATGCGAATCATGCCGAAGCGGTTTGA
- a CDS encoding MFS transporter: protein MAKFNAWRGAIMTANGRRGAGEVRRLADLSSEQWRSGIAAWLGWLFDGLDMHLYVLVASPFVAELIGAGSEKDPAVGFYSSWIQAAFLIGWALGGGLFGLVGDRLGRSRALMLTISTYAMFTGLSFFAQTWWQLLIFRFLAALGIGGEWAVGATLLSETWPRSWRPWLAAVLQTAVNVGVMVAALVAFVLSGPGRERYVFLVGVVPALLVVWIRKAVPESAQWERDKAGAAEAAPRFRELFRGSVWRVGSLRRTTVLTLTVCALSLSAHWAFLFWFVQYMRNLPDLNSWDDGAKGHFVAQMYWLVIGISIFGNFFAAWLARWLKYRRAIALLCLCYGIAMVVTFGVARLHDQLWIGFTAIGICQGVFALFTMYLPPLFPTLLRTTGAGFCYNISRIAAGLGTVAFGLSAPNGDHRLALFYAGFLFFPAAAVAWILPDISDEQGEPLSPVRREQVELVD, encoded by the coding sequence ATGGCAAAGTTTAACGCCTGGCGGGGGGCGATTATGACGGCGAATGGCCGACGCGGCGCTGGCGAAGTTCGACGGTTGGCCGACCTTTCCAGCGAGCAATGGAGATCAGGCATCGCGGCCTGGCTCGGCTGGCTCTTCGACGGCCTCGACATGCACTTATACGTGCTCGTCGCGTCGCCGTTCGTTGCAGAATTGATCGGCGCGGGCAGCGAAAAAGACCCGGCAGTCGGATTCTATAGCTCGTGGATTCAGGCCGCATTCTTGATCGGCTGGGCGCTCGGCGGCGGGCTGTTTGGCTTGGTAGGCGACCGGCTGGGGCGCAGCCGCGCCTTGATGCTCACGATCTCGACCTACGCCATGTTTACCGGCCTCTCGTTCTTCGCGCAAACGTGGTGGCAGCTTCTCATCTTTCGTTTCTTGGCGGCGCTCGGCATCGGCGGCGAGTGGGCCGTCGGTGCGACACTGCTATCGGAAACCTGGCCACGGAGTTGGCGGCCCTGGCTGGCGGCGGTGTTGCAGACCGCGGTGAATGTCGGCGTTATGGTGGCGGCGCTCGTGGCGTTCGTGCTGTCGGGGCCGGGGCGGGAGCGCTATGTGTTTTTGGTGGGCGTGGTGCCGGCGCTATTAGTCGTGTGGATTCGCAAAGCGGTGCCGGAATCGGCGCAATGGGAGCGCGATAAGGCAGGGGCGGCCGAAGCGGCGCCCCGATTCCGCGAGCTGTTTCGCGGCTCGGTGTGGCGCGTCGGTTCACTGCGGCGCACAACGGTGCTGACGTTGACGGTCTGTGCCTTGTCGCTCTCGGCCCATTGGGCGTTTCTCTTTTGGTTCGTGCAATACATGCGGAATCTGCCGGATCTGAATTCCTGGGACGACGGGGCGAAGGGGCATTTCGTCGCCCAGATGTATTGGCTCGTCATCGGCATATCGATTTTCGGCAACTTCTTCGCGGCGTGGCTCGCTCGCTGGCTGAAATATCGGCGAGCGATCGCGCTATTGTGCTTGTGCTACGGCATCGCGATGGTGGTCACGTTCGGCGTAGCGCGCCTGCACGATCAACTGTGGATCGGCTTCACCGCCATCGGGATCTGCCAAGGAGTGTTCGCGCTGTTCACGATGTATTTGCCTCCGCTGTTTCCGACGCTGCTGCGAACGACCGGCGCCGGATTCTGCTACAACATCAGCCGCATCGCCGCGGGACTGGGCACCGTCGCCTTCGGATTGTCGGCCCCCAACGGCGACCACCGCCTGGCGCTGTTTTACGCCGGCTTTCTATTCTTTCCCGCCGCGGCGGTCGCCTGGATTTTGCCCGACATTTCGGACGAGCAAGGCGAGCCGCTCTCGCCGGTCAGACGAGAACAAGTCGAGTTGGTGGACTAG
- a CDS encoding transcriptional repressor, which produces MAQEFSLGTVEVALSPLERFEEFLQSRGKRITVQRRIIVQQVAQRHEHFDADQLLADLTKTAEHRKVSRPTVYRTLAEMTEAGLLRKMDLSGRAVYEHDYGYPQHDHLYCQQCHKLIEFSSDDLLKLRDAVAREHQFRVLGHRLIITGQCADCRRSRQANRRLELV; this is translated from the coding sequence ATGGCGCAGGAATTTTCGCTGGGCACGGTCGAGGTTGCCCTTTCGCCGCTCGAGCGGTTCGAGGAGTTCTTGCAGAGCCGGGGCAAGCGGATTACCGTGCAGCGGCGGATCATCGTGCAGCAGGTCGCGCAGCGACACGAACACTTTGACGCCGATCAATTGCTGGCCGACCTGACCAAAACGGCCGAGCATCGCAAAGTGAGCCGGCCCACGGTTTATCGCACGCTGGCCGAGATGACCGAGGCCGGGCTATTGCGGAAAATGGACCTCTCCGGCCGGGCCGTTTACGAACACGATTACGGCTATCCGCAGCACGATCATCTTTATTGCCAGCAGTGCCACAAGCTGATCGAATTCTCGAGCGACGATCTGCTGAAGCTGCGCGACGCCGTGGCCCGCGAACATCAATTTCGAGTGCTCGGCCATCGACTGATCATCACCGGCCAATGCGCCGATTGCCGCCGATCGCGGCAAGCGAACCGCCGGCTGGAATTGGTGTAG
- a CDS encoding HEAT repeat domain-containing protein → MKRRTASLLLLPIVAMAIPALAAANPDDTSYQGIGLAEWKTRVQPRFSVAERRQAIAALQGIGIRWTRSHRTDKESRVRWLSDEIVPPLVTAMKDPDASLRRQAIISSNWIDKQATTSLIPRYIELLGDSDDRVRGAAAGALTFRGSAAEPAIPKLLERVREDKSAQARREAAIALRTAGPKAVAALFALVDDKNTDVRRAVLATFQGSYMGADPTTTPLYAVSKFKSLLNDANPQIRTDAAMGLIGLGSGIPANVGRKLLENQDPGVRHASAEALLTRNNATAFQVELLKLMGSDEEFRRANANLLSRLGTEAIPMLLKLLDDRDPNVRGNAAESLGHLGHAAKEAVDPLKKLQTDMAEIRGSESGERVCHRAGQALRQITGDEAYIKGLPPLRPDGL, encoded by the coding sequence GTGAAAAGACGCACCGCGTCGCTGCTGCTTCTGCCGATCGTAGCAATGGCGATTCCGGCCCTCGCCGCCGCCAATCCCGACGACACGAGCTACCAAGGAATCGGTCTCGCCGAATGGAAGACCCGAGTTCAGCCTCGGTTTTCGGTAGCCGAGCGCCGCCAAGCCATTGCCGCCTTGCAGGGAATCGGAATTCGTTGGACCCGCTCGCACCGTACGGACAAGGAATCGCGGGTTCGCTGGCTCTCCGACGAGATTGTGCCGCCGCTGGTGACAGCGATGAAGGATCCCGACGCGTCGCTGCGCCGGCAAGCGATCATTTCGAGCAATTGGATCGACAAGCAGGCGACAACCTCGCTAATTCCGCGTTACATCGAATTGTTGGGCGATAGCGACGACCGAGTTCGAGGCGCCGCAGCAGGGGCTTTGACCTTTCGTGGAAGCGCCGCCGAACCGGCAATTCCCAAACTGCTCGAACGGGTCAGGGAGGATAAATCGGCGCAAGCGCGGCGCGAAGCGGCCATCGCCCTCCGCACCGCCGGCCCGAAGGCTGTCGCGGCGTTGTTCGCCCTGGTCGACGACAAGAACACCGACGTTCGCCGGGCGGTGCTTGCAACTTTCCAGGGGAGCTACATGGGCGCCGACCCGACTACAACCCCTTTGTACGCAGTGTCGAAATTCAAATCCTTGCTCAATGACGCCAACCCCCAAATTCGCACAGACGCCGCAATGGGGCTGATCGGGCTGGGTTCTGGAATCCCCGCGAATGTCGGCAGAAAATTGCTTGAAAATCAAGACCCAGGCGTCCGCCATGCCTCCGCGGAAGCGCTTCTCACGCGGAACAACGCCACGGCTTTTCAGGTCGAATTGCTCAAGCTGATGGGCAGCGACGAAGAATTCCGTCGGGCGAATGCCAACCTTCTGTCGCGACTGGGTACCGAGGCGATTCCCATGCTGCTCAAGCTGCTGGACGATCGCGATCCGAACGTTCGCGGCAACGCCGCCGAATCGCTTGGGCATTTGGGCCACGCGGCGAAGGAAGCAGTTGACCCGCTGAAAAAACTGCAAACCGACATGGCCGAGATCCGAGGCTCCGAAAGTGGCGAACGCGTTTGCCATCGCGCGGGCCAAGCCCTGCGCCAAATAACCGGTGACGAGGCGTATATCAAAGGTTTGCCACCGTTAAGGCCCGACGGTCTATAA
- the purB gene encoding adenylosuccinate lyase has protein sequence MHEHYENPLTHRYASTEMSALWGAQKKFRTWRQLWVALAEAEAELGLNISAAQIVQLRQRVDDIDFAAADRYERKLRHDVMAHVHAYGDACPEARGIIHLGATSCYVTDNTDLLLMRDGLRLVAGRLAAVIDRLAAFAKEWRDLPCLAFTHFQPAQPTTVGKRACLWAYDLVLDLQEVEVRIAALKARGLKGTTGTQASFLQLFGGDHAKVRELEARVAKKIGFDDTYPVTGQTYSRKIDSQILAALSGVAQSAQKAATDLRLLAGRKELEEPFEADQIGSSAMAYKRNPMRAERICGLGRFVASLETSAAATAGTQWLERTLDDSANRRLVLPQAFLAVDAILILYQNIASGMVVYPQVVARHLAEELPFMATENILMAAVAAGGDRQSLHEQIRRHSQAAAAEVKDRGRANDLLDRLASDPLFAKVDLKKSLDPAGFVGRAPQQVDEFLTEVVEPIRGRHAAALKQSAHVHV, from the coding sequence GTGCACGAACATTACGAAAACCCTCTGACCCACCGCTACGCTTCCACCGAAATGAGCGCGCTATGGGGCGCCCAGAAAAAATTTCGCACGTGGCGGCAGCTTTGGGTGGCGCTGGCCGAAGCCGAGGCCGAATTGGGGCTGAATATTTCGGCAGCCCAGATTGTGCAGCTACGTCAGCGGGTCGACGATATCGACTTTGCCGCCGCCGATCGTTATGAGCGGAAACTGCGGCATGATGTGATGGCCCATGTGCATGCCTATGGCGATGCGTGTCCCGAAGCGCGCGGCATCATTCATCTCGGCGCCACGAGTTGCTACGTCACCGACAACACCGATCTGCTGCTGATGCGAGACGGCTTGCGGCTCGTGGCCGGCCGACTGGCGGCGGTGATCGATCGGCTGGCGGCGTTTGCCAAAGAATGGCGCGATCTGCCCTGCCTCGCGTTTACGCATTTCCAGCCCGCCCAGCCGACGACTGTGGGCAAGCGGGCCTGCCTTTGGGCCTACGATTTGGTGCTCGACTTGCAAGAAGTCGAGGTCCGCATCGCGGCGCTCAAGGCCCGAGGGCTGAAGGGAACCACCGGCACGCAAGCCAGCTTTTTGCAACTGTTTGGCGGCGATCATGCGAAAGTGCGCGAACTCGAAGCTCGCGTGGCGAAAAAAATCGGTTTCGACGACACCTACCCCGTCACTGGGCAGACCTATTCGCGAAAGATCGATTCGCAAATCCTGGCGGCTCTTTCCGGCGTCGCGCAAAGCGCGCAAAAGGCGGCCACCGATCTGCGGCTGTTGGCCGGTCGCAAGGAATTGGAAGAACCGTTCGAGGCCGACCAGATCGGCTCCTCGGCGATGGCCTACAAGCGAAACCCGATGCGCGCCGAGCGAATTTGCGGCTTGGGCCGATTCGTCGCCAGCCTCGAAACCAGTGCCGCTGCAACCGCCGGCACGCAATGGCTCGAGCGCACGCTCGACGACAGCGCCAACCGCCGCCTGGTGTTGCCACAAGCGTTTCTGGCCGTGGATGCGATATTGATCCTGTATCAGAATATCGCTTCGGGAATGGTCGTGTATCCGCAAGTAGTCGCCCGGCATTTGGCGGAAGAACTCCCCTTCATGGCGACGGAAAATATCTTGATGGCGGCCGTCGCGGCCGGCGGCGACCGGCAATCGCTGCACGAACAAATCCGCCGGCACAGCCAAGCGGCAGCGGCCGAAGTGAAAGATCGCGGCCGCGCCAACGACTTGTTAGACCGCTTGGCCTCCGACCCGCTGTTTGCGAAAGTCGATCTTAAAAAATCGCTCGACCCCGCGGGTTTCGTCGGTCGCGCCCCACAGCAGGTCGACGAATTCTTGACCGAAGTGGTCGAACCGATCCGTGGACGTCACGCGGCGGCACTGAAGCAATCTGCACACGTGCATGTATAA